Proteins encoded in a region of the Streptomyces akebiae genome:
- a CDS encoding N-formylglutamate amidohydrolase, translating into MNDAAPPAHQLLPGAHGSPVLLHVPHGSRAIPAAVRDGIVLDDAALERELDHITDAYTDRIAERAAVRSAVRPWRFVNRLSRLVVDPERFPDEREEMLAVGMGAVYTRTTHGEVLRPAGRDGQPLGGQSLVDRYFRPYAAAMTHAVTHLLETVGRAVVIDVHSYPTEPLPYELHGEGPRPPVCLGSDPFHTPAGLLAAAEDVFAGFGGIGVNSPFGGAYVPLEYYGHDPRVTALMIEIRRDVYMTEPGGPAGQGVDPLADALGRLVDVVTTASRHRARLADPDGADLLVPRPLQG; encoded by the coding sequence ATGAACGACGCCGCACCCCCCGCCCACCAGCTTCTCCCGGGCGCGCACGGCTCGCCCGTGCTGCTGCACGTGCCGCACGGCTCGCGCGCGATCCCGGCGGCCGTACGGGACGGGATCGTGCTCGACGACGCCGCGCTGGAGCGGGAGTTGGACCACATCACCGACGCGTACACGGACCGCATCGCCGAGCGGGCCGCCGTGCGGTCTGCCGTGCGCCCGTGGCGGTTCGTGAACCGGCTGTCCCGGCTCGTGGTCGATCCCGAACGGTTCCCGGACGAGCGGGAGGAGATGCTGGCCGTGGGCATGGGCGCCGTCTACACGAGGACCACGCACGGGGAGGTGCTCCGCCCGGCCGGACGCGACGGTCAGCCCCTCGGCGGACAGTCGCTCGTCGACCGCTACTTCCGCCCCTACGCCGCCGCCATGACCCATGCCGTGACGCACCTGTTGGAGACGGTCGGCCGGGCGGTCGTCATCGACGTCCACTCGTACCCGACCGAGCCCCTCCCCTACGAACTCCACGGCGAGGGCCCTCGCCCGCCCGTCTGTCTGGGCAGCGACCCCTTCCACACTCCGGCCGGCCTGCTGGCCGCCGCCGAGGACGTGTTCGCCGGGTTCGGTGGCATCGGCGTCAACAGCCCGTTCGGCGGCGCGTACGTCCCGCTGGAGTACTACGGGCACGACCCAAGGGTGACCGCCCTGATGATCGAGATCCGCCGGGACGTCTACATGACGGAGCCGGGTGGGCCGGCGGGGCAGGGAGTGGACCCACTGGCGGACGCCCTCGGCCGTCTCGTTGATGTGGTGACCACTGCCTCACGACACCGCGCACGCCTGGCCGATCCGGATGGTGCGGATCTGTTGGTCCCTCGCCCCCTTCAGGGGTGA
- a CDS encoding ALF repeat-containing protein, with the protein MRLTRATLAVAAGALAPALLLSTPSLATATATTPSTAAAASAAGSPYDEMNADDLRIAIARILADPDSGERVTREANELLDDGTVEEMRAWLETGYGLAQAEDDRVTIGRILADPDSGKAVVREANKALDDGSPEVVREFLETGLRLAQAEDDRVTIARMLADPDISDALRTAANAALDDNTPEALRYFIEVGQYEVDG; encoded by the coding sequence TTGAGACTGACCCGCGCGACCCTCGCCGTGGCCGCCGGCGCCCTCGCCCCGGCCCTGCTGCTCTCCACTCCCTCCTTAGCCACCGCCACGGCCACGACGCCGTCGACCGCCGCCGCGGCGTCGGCCGCGGGCTCCCCCTACGACGAGATGAACGCGGACGACCTGCGCATCGCGATCGCCCGCATCCTGGCCGACCCCGACAGCGGCGAGCGCGTGACCCGCGAGGCCAACGAGCTCCTCGACGACGGCACCGTGGAGGAGATGCGCGCCTGGCTCGAAACCGGATACGGCCTCGCTCAGGCCGAGGACGACCGTGTCACCATCGGCAGAATCCTCGCCGACCCCGACAGCGGCAAGGCCGTCGTCCGTGAGGCCAACAAGGCCCTCGACGACGGCAGCCCCGAGGTCGTGCGTGAATTCCTCGAAACCGGCCTCCGTCTCGCCCAGGCCGAGGACGACCGTGTCACCATCGCGCGAATGCTGGCCGATCCCGACATCAGCGACGCCCTGCGCACGGCGGCGAACGCGGCCCTGGACGACAACACCCCGGAAGCGCTGCGCTACTTCATTGAGGTCGGCCAGTACGAGGTAGACGGCTAG
- a CDS encoding ATP-binding protein: MTSNPTITTPTEAPTEPRTTQLTNPTHHFAMSFPSARRGARLARRLCGVRLDAWGIPCDSDAHDALALIAAELCVNAVRHGTVPGRDFHLRITAHDRTVRLEVTDTRGERIPVLTPHGTPADRTDGHLPASRSRGSLQESEDPGVNWALCASVDGAYPDYRSPTE, translated from the coding sequence ATGACCAGCAACCCCACGATCACCACCCCCACAGAAGCCCCTACCGAACCCCGCACCACCCAACTCACGAACCCCACCCACCACTTCGCGATGAGCTTCCCCTCGGCCCGACGCGGTGCCCGCCTCGCCCGTCGCCTGTGCGGGGTGCGGCTCGACGCCTGGGGCATCCCCTGCGACAGCGACGCGCACGACGCGCTCGCGCTCATCGCCGCCGAACTGTGCGTCAACGCCGTGCGGCACGGGACCGTGCCCGGACGGGACTTCCACCTGCGGATCACCGCCCACGACAGGACCGTACGCCTGGAAGTGACCGACACACGCGGCGAACGCATCCCGGTCCTGACCCCGCACGGCACGCCCGCCGACCGGACCGATGGCCACCTCCCGGCCAGCCGGAGCCGTGGATCTCTTCAGGAGAGCGAGGACCCTGGGGTCAACTGGGCTCTCTGCGCGTCAGTCGACGGCGCGTACCCGGATTATCGATCGCCGACAGAGTGA
- a CDS encoding DUF397 domain-containing protein, which translates to MNAHRSQAAVPEAAWFKSSYSTGGGGECVEVATTPRAVLIRDSKQLTGPVLAVGPEAWAGLVTLAAGC; encoded by the coding sequence ATGAACGCTCACCGCAGCCAGGCGGCCGTGCCGGAGGCCGCTTGGTTCAAGAGCAGCTACAGCACGGGTGGAGGCGGCGAATGCGTCGAGGTCGCCACAACTCCCAGGGCCGTACTGATACGAGACTCGAAGCAGCTCACCGGGCCCGTACTGGCGGTTGGGCCTGAGGCGTGGGCTGGGCTGGTGACCTTGGCAGCAGGCTGCTGA
- a CDS encoding siderophore-interacting protein, whose amino-acid sequence MAERPVRRTPKPHSARVVRTERLTPHMQRVVLGGDGLAEFSPRGSTDHYVKLLFGPEGVTYPEPFDLERIRAEFPRDQWPVTRTYTVRAWDPELRELTVDFVLHGDEGIAGPWATRVQPGELIRFLGPGGAYAPNPEADWHLLVGDESALPAIGASLEALPDGARAHAIVEVAGAEEEQKINSDVEVVWLHRGDRPVGAALVEAVRALEFPEGRLHAFVHGEAGFVKELRRLLRVELAIPREDLSVSGYWRLGHDEDGWQAAKKDWNARVEAEQEGEPTPT is encoded by the coding sequence ATGGCAGAGCGTCCGGTACGCAGGACCCCGAAGCCCCACTCCGCGCGAGTCGTCCGCACCGAGCGGCTCACCCCGCACATGCAGCGCGTCGTACTCGGTGGCGACGGCCTCGCCGAGTTCTCTCCGCGCGGCAGTACGGATCACTACGTAAAACTGCTGTTCGGGCCCGAGGGCGTGACCTACCCGGAGCCCTTCGACCTCGAGCGGATCCGCGCGGAGTTCCCCCGGGACCAGTGGCCGGTGACCCGGACGTACACCGTGCGCGCCTGGGACCCCGAACTGCGCGAGCTGACCGTCGACTTCGTGCTCCACGGCGACGAGGGCATCGCGGGCCCCTGGGCCACCCGTGTCCAACCGGGCGAGCTGATCCGTTTCCTGGGCCCCGGCGGCGCGTACGCGCCCAACCCGGAGGCCGACTGGCATCTCCTCGTCGGCGACGAGTCCGCCCTGCCGGCGATCGGCGCCTCGCTGGAGGCACTTCCCGACGGCGCCCGCGCGCACGCGATCGTCGAGGTCGCCGGCGCCGAGGAGGAGCAGAAGATCAACTCCGATGTGGAGGTGGTCTGGCTGCACCGCGGCGACCGTCCCGTCGGCGCGGCCCTCGTCGAGGCCGTACGCGCACTGGAGTTCCCCGAGGGCCGACTGCACGCCTTCGTCCACGGCGAGGCCGGCTTCGTCAAGGAGCTGCGCCGCCTGCTCCGCGTCGAACTCGCCATCCCCCGCGAGGACTTGTCCGTCTCGGGCTACTGGCGCCTCGGCCATGACGAGGACGGCTGGCAGGCGGCGAAGAAGGATTGGAACGCGCGCGTGGAGGCGGAGCAGGAGGGCGAGCCCACGCCGACGTGA
- a CDS encoding 5'-3' exonuclease, whose translation MRGVTRRLMLLDTASLYFRAYFGVPESVKAPDDTPVNAVRGLLEFIDRLVKDHRPTDLVACMDADWRPQWRVDLIPSYKAHRVAEEHEVGPDEEEVPDTLSPQVPIIEAVLDALGIARVGVAGYEADDVIGTFTARAKEPVDIVTGDRDLYQLVDDEREVRVLYPLKGVGTLQLTDEAWLREKYGVVGRGYADLALLRGDPSDGLPGVPGIGEKTAAKLLDQFGDLAGIMAAVDDPAAKLTPSQRKRLDEARAYVAVAPKVVLVAADVPLPDVDTALPRAPRDPAALEALAARWGLGGSLQRLLTTLGT comes from the coding sequence ATGCGGGGCGTGACCCGACGCCTGATGCTTCTCGACACCGCCTCGCTGTACTTCCGCGCCTACTTCGGGGTGCCGGAATCCGTGAAGGCCCCGGACGACACCCCGGTGAACGCCGTGCGCGGGCTGCTCGAATTCATCGACCGGCTGGTCAAGGACCACCGGCCGACGGACCTGGTGGCGTGCATGGACGCGGACTGGCGGCCGCAGTGGCGGGTCGACCTGATCCCCTCGTACAAGGCGCACCGCGTCGCCGAGGAGCACGAGGTCGGGCCGGACGAGGAGGAGGTGCCGGACACCCTCTCCCCGCAGGTGCCGATCATCGAGGCGGTGCTGGACGCGCTCGGCATCGCGCGCGTGGGTGTCGCCGGGTACGAGGCGGACGACGTGATCGGCACCTTCACGGCCCGGGCGAAGGAGCCCGTCGACATCGTCACCGGCGACCGCGACCTGTATCAACTGGTCGACGACGAACGCGAGGTGCGGGTGCTGTATCCGCTGAAGGGCGTGGGCACGCTGCAGCTCACCGACGAGGCCTGGCTGCGCGAGAAGTACGGGGTGGTCGGACGCGGGTACGCGGATCTGGCCCTGCTGCGCGGCGACCCGAGCGACGGGCTGCCGGGGGTGCCGGGCATCGGCGAGAAGACGGCGGCGAAGCTGCTCGACCAGTTCGGCGACCTGGCGGGAATCATGGCGGCGGTCGACGACCCGGCGGCGAAGCTGACCCCGTCGCAGCGCAAGAGGCTCGACGAGGCGCGGGCCTATGTCGCGGTCGCACCGAAGGTGGTCCTGGTGGCGGCCGACGTACCCTTGCCGGACGTCGACACGGCACTGCCGCGCGCCCCGCGGGATCCGGCGGCGCTGGAGGCGCTCGCAGCGCGCTGGGGGCTCGGCGGATCGTTGCAGCGGCTGCTGACGACGCTCGGGACGTGA
- a CDS encoding helix-turn-helix domain-containing protein, with protein sequence MGDHKEQPLRVGAAVRRRRRAQQLTLAAVAERSGLSVPFLSQVENERARPSKPSLERIADALGTTAVELLAAADPACSVDVVRAADEDGFTPPDSCSRSLVRGHHQLHAMEFTGDHDEGREVQHRNDELMYVVDGAVEVEAEGRAHRLGRGDTLYMSGGVRHRWRATEPETRVIVVAVADHIEALEDRHRKGA encoded by the coding sequence ATGGGCGACCACAAAGAACAGCCCCTTCGGGTGGGCGCGGCCGTCCGGCGGCGGCGCCGGGCGCAACAGCTCACCCTCGCCGCCGTGGCCGAGCGCAGCGGCCTGTCGGTCCCCTTCCTCAGCCAGGTCGAGAACGAACGGGCCCGCCCCAGCAAGCCCTCCCTGGAACGCATCGCGGACGCCCTCGGCACCACCGCCGTCGAACTCCTCGCCGCGGCCGACCCGGCGTGCAGCGTCGACGTCGTGCGCGCCGCAGACGAGGACGGCTTCACGCCCCCCGATTCCTGCTCGCGCTCCCTGGTGCGCGGTCACCACCAGCTGCACGCCATGGAGTTCACCGGCGACCACGACGAGGGCCGCGAGGTCCAGCACCGCAACGACGAGCTGATGTACGTCGTCGACGGCGCCGTCGAGGTCGAGGCCGAGGGCCGCGCCCACCGCCTCGGACGCGGTGACACGCTGTACATGTCCGGTGGCGTGCGGCACCGGTGGCGGGCCACCGAGCCCGAGACCCGGGTGATCGTGGTCGCCGTCGCGGACCACATCGAGGCCCTGGAGGACCGCCACCGCAAGGGGGCGTGA
- a CDS encoding helical backbone metal receptor produces MARSVSRVVSLVPSLTEAVAVSLPGVLVGATDWCAHPGDLDVVRIGGTKNPRTDDIARLAPDLVIANEEENREADLAALREAGVEVLVTEVRDVPGACAELDRVLRACGARSRPGWLDEAESAWSRLSGTAADGPLTPGRRTTAVVPIWRRPWMVLGRDTFAGDVLARLGVDHLYTGHAERYPRVPVEELRAAAPDVVVLPDEPYRFTADDGPEAFPGLPCALLSGRHLTWYGPSLAEAPRVLDAALRAARR; encoded by the coding sequence GTGGCGCGTTCCGTCTCCCGGGTCGTCTCCCTCGTGCCGTCGCTGACCGAGGCCGTCGCCGTCTCGCTGCCCGGCGTGCTGGTCGGCGCGACCGACTGGTGCGCCCACCCGGGTGATCTTGATGTCGTGCGGATCGGCGGCACCAAGAACCCCAGGACCGACGACATCGCCCGCCTCGCCCCCGACCTCGTGATCGCCAACGAGGAGGAGAACCGGGAGGCGGATCTGGCCGCCTTGCGGGAGGCGGGTGTCGAGGTCCTCGTCACCGAGGTACGGGACGTGCCGGGCGCCTGCGCCGAACTGGACCGGGTGCTGCGGGCCTGCGGGGCCCGTTCCCGGCCGGGCTGGCTGGACGAAGCGGAGTCGGCGTGGTCCCGGCTGTCGGGCACCGCCGCGGACGGCCCGCTGACGCCCGGCCGCCGGACGACCGCCGTCGTGCCGATCTGGCGCCGGCCGTGGATGGTGCTCGGCCGGGACACCTTCGCCGGTGACGTGCTCGCCAGGCTCGGCGTGGACCACCTGTACACCGGGCACGCGGAGCGCTATCCCCGGGTCCCCGTGGAGGAGCTGCGGGCCGCCGCGCCCGACGTCGTGGTCCTGCCCGACGAGCCGTACCGTTTCACCGCCGACGACGGCCCCGAGGCGTTCCCCGGGCTGCCGTGCGCGCTGCTCAGCGGTCGGCACCTCACCTGGTACGGGCCGTCGCTGGCCGAGGCTCCGCGGGTGCTGGACGCGGCGCTGCGAGCGGCCCGCCGCTGA
- a CDS encoding LysR family transcriptional regulator — protein MSETSGERGGLAHRVPDLGALELLLAVARLGSLGRAARELGITQPAASSRVRSMERQLGVALVDRSPRGSRLTDAGALVTDWARRIVEAAEAFDVGAQALRDRRDSRLRVAASMTIAEYLLPGWLIALRTERPDTAVSLLAGNSTVVAERLLADEADLGFVEGPTVPAGLDAAVIAHDHLIVVTAPSHPWARRRKPLEAAELASTPLILREKGSGTRQVLETALGGLARPLIELSSTTAVKSSALSGAGPAVLSELALGEELSARRLVRVPVNGVRLRRALRAVWPTGHRPTGPARDLLSLTQGAKPAL, from the coding sequence ATGAGTGAGACGAGCGGGGAGCGGGGCGGACTGGCCCACCGGGTGCCGGACCTCGGGGCGCTCGAACTGCTGCTGGCCGTGGCCCGGCTGGGCTCGCTCGGGCGGGCGGCGCGGGAGCTGGGGATCACCCAGCCCGCCGCGAGCAGTCGCGTCCGCTCGATGGAACGACAGCTGGGGGTCGCGCTGGTCGACCGGTCGCCGCGCGGGTCCCGGCTCACCGACGCGGGGGCGCTCGTCACCGACTGGGCCCGGCGGATCGTGGAGGCGGCCGAGGCGTTCGACGTGGGCGCGCAGGCCCTGCGGGACCGGCGTGACTCCCGGCTCCGGGTCGCCGCGAGCATGACCATCGCCGAGTATCTGCTGCCCGGCTGGCTCATCGCGCTGCGCACCGAGCGTCCGGACACGGCGGTCTCCCTCCTCGCGGGCAACTCCACGGTCGTGGCGGAGCGGCTGCTCGCGGACGAGGCCGACCTGGGGTTCGTCGAGGGACCGACCGTTCCGGCCGGGCTGGACGCGGCCGTGATAGCGCACGACCACCTGATCGTCGTGACCGCGCCCAGCCACCCCTGGGCGCGCCGTCGCAAGCCCCTGGAGGCGGCCGAGCTGGCCTCCACGCCGCTGATCCTGCGCGAGAAGGGCTCGGGTACGCGGCAGGTCCTGGAGACGGCCCTGGGCGGACTGGCCCGGCCTCTCATCGAGCTCTCCTCCACCACGGCGGTCAAGTCCTCCGCACTGAGCGGTGCGGGCCCGGCGGTGCTCAGCGAACTCGCCCTCGGCGAGGAACTCTCCGCCCGCCGTCTGGTCCGCGTCCCCGTGAACGGCGTCCGCCTGCGACGCGCCCTACGAGCGGTCTGGCCGACGGGCCACCGCCCGACGGGCCCGGCACGAGACCTGCTGAGCCTCACCCAGGGTGCGAAGCCTGCGCTCTGA
- a CDS encoding gamma-glutamyl-gamma-aminobutyrate hydrolase family protein, translating into MTRPLIGVSTYLESGARWGVWELEAALLPIGYPRLVQAAGGVAAMLPPDDPSYAAAAVARLDGLVIAGGPDVDPARYGAERSPRCGPPAPERDAWELALIRAALDTGTPLLGICRGMQLLNVALGGTLIQHVDDHVAEVGVFGRHAVKPVPGTRYGDLVPEETDVPTYHHQAVDRLGTGLLDSAHASDGTIEAIELPHPAWVLGVQWHPEMGEDVRVMRALVTAATA; encoded by the coding sequence GTGACCAGGCCGTTGATCGGTGTGAGTACGTATCTGGAGTCCGGCGCGCGCTGGGGTGTCTGGGAGCTGGAGGCGGCCTTGCTGCCGATCGGCTATCCCCGGCTCGTCCAGGCGGCGGGCGGCGTCGCCGCGATGCTGCCGCCGGACGACCCGTCGTACGCCGCCGCGGCGGTCGCCCGTCTCGACGGCCTGGTCATCGCGGGCGGGCCCGACGTGGACCCCGCCCGCTACGGCGCCGAGCGCTCCCCGCGCTGCGGCCCGCCCGCGCCCGAGCGCGACGCGTGGGAGCTGGCGCTGATCCGGGCGGCGCTGGACACCGGCACCCCGCTCCTCGGCATCTGCCGCGGCATGCAGCTGCTGAACGTCGCCCTCGGCGGCACGCTGATCCAGCACGTCGACGACCACGTGGCCGAGGTCGGTGTCTTCGGCCGCCACGCGGTGAAGCCCGTACCGGGCACGCGCTACGGCGACCTCGTCCCCGAGGAGACCGACGTCCCCACCTACCACCACCAGGCCGTGGACCGACTCGGCACCGGCCTGCTTGACTCGGCCCACGCCTCCGACGGCACCATCGAGGCCATCGAACTACCGCACCCCGCCTGGGTGTTGGGCGTCCAGTGGCATCCGGAGATGGGCGAGGACGTAAGGGTGATGCGAGCACTGGTGACGGCGGCGACGGCCTGA
- the eat gene encoding ethanolamine permease, producing the protein MSLKATDTADAADDYLERRTLRRGSAGWVLLTGLGVAYVVSGDFSGWNLGLAEGGFGGLAIATVLMGTMYACMVFALAELSAILPTAGGGYGFARRALGPWGGFLTGTAILIEYVLAPAAIVIFIGDYVESLGLFGLESGWPVYLVCFAIFIGIHLWGVGEALIASFVVTGIAVLALIVFALGALPDFSVSGLDDIPVDTAAFGANSWLPMGLLGIWAAFPFGMWFFLGVEGVPLAAEETRDPARTLPKAIRWSMAVLVVLAVITFFAAAGARGSNAIQAAGNPLVEALQPNGEATALSRFVNYAGLAGLVASFFSLIYAGSRQLFALSRAGYLPRVLSLTSSRKAPYLGLLVPGTIGFALAAATGDGGRMLNIAVFGATISYALMSLSHIVLRRREPGLERPYRTPGGVLTSSVALVLACSALVATFLVDVTAAFIALGVYAVAAAYFGFYSRKHLVAKAPEEEFAALAAAEAELARD; encoded by the coding sequence ATGTCCCTGAAAGCCACGGACACCGCCGATGCGGCGGACGACTACCTGGAGCGCCGGACGCTCCGCCGGGGCAGCGCCGGCTGGGTGCTGCTGACCGGCCTCGGCGTCGCCTATGTCGTCTCCGGCGACTTCTCCGGCTGGAACCTCGGCCTGGCGGAGGGCGGCTTCGGCGGTCTGGCGATCGCCACGGTGCTCATGGGCACCATGTACGCCTGTATGGTCTTCGCCCTCGCCGAGCTGTCCGCGATCCTCCCCACGGCGGGCGGCGGGTACGGCTTCGCACGCCGGGCGCTCGGCCCGTGGGGCGGCTTCCTGACCGGCACGGCGATCCTGATCGAGTACGTGCTAGCCCCGGCCGCCATCGTGATCTTCATCGGTGACTATGTGGAGTCGCTGGGGCTGTTCGGCCTGGAGTCCGGCTGGCCGGTCTACCTCGTCTGCTTCGCGATCTTCATCGGCATCCACCTCTGGGGGGTCGGTGAGGCGCTGATCGCCAGCTTCGTCGTCACCGGCATCGCGGTCCTCGCCCTGATCGTGTTCGCCCTGGGCGCGCTGCCCGACTTCAGTGTGTCCGGCCTCGACGACATCCCGGTCGACACGGCCGCGTTCGGTGCGAACTCCTGGCTGCCCATGGGGCTGCTGGGCATCTGGGCGGCGTTCCCGTTCGGCATGTGGTTCTTCCTGGGCGTCGAGGGCGTGCCGCTGGCCGCCGAGGAGACCAGGGACCCGGCGCGTACGCTGCCGAAGGCCATCCGCTGGTCGATGGCCGTCCTGGTGGTCCTGGCGGTGATCACCTTCTTCGCCGCGGCCGGGGCGCGCGGCTCGAACGCCATCCAGGCGGCCGGCAACCCGCTGGTCGAGGCGCTCCAGCCGAACGGCGAGGCCACGGCGCTCAGCCGTTTCGTGAACTACGCCGGTCTGGCCGGCCTCGTGGCCTCGTTCTTCTCGCTGATCTACGCGGGCTCCCGCCAGCTCTTCGCGCTCTCCCGGGCCGGCTACCTGCCCCGGGTCCTGTCCCTCACCAGCAGCCGCAAGGCCCCGTACCTGGGACTGCTGGTCCCGGGCACGATCGGCTTCGCACTGGCCGCCGCCACCGGGGACGGCGGCCGGATGCTGAACATCGCCGTCTTCGGCGCCACCATCAGCTACGCGCTGATGTCGCTGTCGCACATCGTGCTGCGCCGCCGGGAGCCGGGGCTCGAACGGCCCTACCGCACGCCGGGCGGCGTGCTGACCTCCTCGGTCGCCCTCGTCCTCGCGTGCTCGGCGCTGGTGGCGACGTTCCTGGTGGACGTGACGGCGGCGTTCATCGCGCTCGGCGTGTACGCGGTCGCGGCGGCGTACTTCGGGTTCTACAGCCGCAAGCACCTGGTGGCGAAGGCGCCGGAGGAGGAATTCGCCGCGCTGGCCGCGGCCGAGGCAGAGTTGGCACGGGACTGA
- a CDS encoding FadR/GntR family transcriptional regulator — protein sequence MSRTGAEPETPWADDRLASVLRPVRAGNGFEEALEQILQVVRLGLVPGGERLPAERELAERLGISRVTLREVLKVLQDQGLIEARRGRYGGTFVLPRVATPDEDELRRRLKGIDVEDTLRFREVLEVGAAGLCAAHGLTDEQAERLRAALARTHNAPLTEYRRLDTLLHLTIAELSGSPSLAAQYAGVRAGVNDLLDCIPLLVRNLEHSQQQHTALVEAVLDEDAEGAREIMREHCAGTAALLRGFLG from the coding sequence ATGTCGCGGACAGGGGCGGAACCGGAGACTCCATGGGCCGACGACCGACTGGCGTCCGTCCTGCGTCCGGTCCGGGCGGGCAACGGCTTCGAGGAGGCGCTGGAGCAGATCCTCCAGGTGGTCCGACTCGGCCTGGTCCCGGGCGGCGAGCGGCTGCCGGCCGAGCGCGAGCTGGCGGAGCGGCTCGGGATCAGCCGGGTGACGCTGCGCGAAGTGCTGAAGGTGCTGCAGGACCAGGGCCTGATCGAGGCGCGCCGCGGGCGGTACGGCGGCACGTTCGTGCTGCCCCGCGTCGCCACGCCGGACGAGGACGAGCTGCGCCGACGCCTGAAGGGCATCGACGTCGAGGACACGCTGCGCTTCCGTGAGGTGCTGGAAGTGGGTGCGGCGGGGCTCTGCGCGGCGCACGGTCTGACCGACGAGCAGGCGGAGCGGCTGCGCGCGGCCCTGGCGCGCACCCACAACGCGCCGCTCACCGAGTACCGCCGGCTGGACACCCTGCTCCACCTCACCATCGCCGAGCTGTCCGGCTCCCCCTCGCTCGCCGCCCAGTACGCGGGCGTACGCGCCGGGGTCAACGACCTGCTCGACTGCATCCCGCTGCTGGTGCGCAACCTGGAGCACTCGCAGCAGCAGCACACGGCCCTGGTCGAGGCCGTCCTCGACGAGGACGCCGAGGGGGCGCGGGAGATCATGCGGGAACACTGCGCGGGTACGGCGGCCCTGCTGCGCGGCTTCCTGGGGTGA
- a CDS encoding glutamine synthetase family protein yields the protein MADRTPPLSVEELHTLVAGGEIDTVVLAFPDMQGRLQGKRFAARFFLDEVLAHGTEGCNYLLAVDTEMNTVDGYAMSSWDRGYGDFAMHPDLSTLRRVPWNEGTAMLIADLAWNDGSPVVAAPRQILRRQLERLAELGYTANVGTELEFIVFKDTYEQAWDAGYKGLTPANQYNIDYSVLGTGRIEPLLRRIRNEMAAAGLTVESAKGECNPGQHEIAFKYDEALVTCDQHAVYKTGAKEIASQEGVSLTFMAKYNEREGNSCHIHLSLADADDTNVMADGHEMSQVMRYFLAGQLAALRDFSLLYAPNINSYKRFQPGSFAPTAVAWGVDNRTCALRVVGHGRSMRFENRLPGGDVNPYLAVAGLIAAGLYGIEQKLELPEVCGGNAYAAEYDHVPTTLREAAELWESSPIAKAAFGDEVVAHYLNMARVELAAFDAAVTDWELRRSFERL from the coding sequence GTGGCAGACCGCACACCCCCGCTCTCCGTCGAGGAACTGCACACCCTCGTCGCGGGCGGTGAGATCGACACTGTCGTCCTGGCCTTCCCGGACATGCAAGGGCGCCTCCAGGGCAAGCGGTTCGCCGCGCGCTTCTTCCTCGACGAGGTACTCGCCCACGGCACCGAGGGCTGCAACTACCTGCTCGCCGTCGACACCGAGATGAACACCGTCGACGGCTACGCGATGTCCTCCTGGGACCGCGGCTACGGGGACTTCGCCATGCACCCCGACCTCAGCACCCTGCGCCGGGTGCCCTGGAACGAGGGCACGGCGATGCTCATCGCCGACCTCGCCTGGAACGACGGCTCACCGGTCGTCGCCGCGCCCCGCCAGATCCTGCGCCGCCAGCTGGAGCGCCTCGCCGAACTGGGCTACACGGCCAACGTGGGCACCGAGCTGGAGTTCATCGTCTTCAAGGACACCTACGAGCAGGCCTGGGACGCCGGCTACAAGGGCCTGACCCCGGCGAACCAGTACAACATCGACTACTCGGTCCTCGGCACGGGCCGTATCGAGCCGCTCCTCAGAAGGATCCGCAACGAGATGGCGGCCGCCGGGCTGACCGTCGAGTCCGCCAAGGGCGAGTGCAACCCCGGCCAGCACGAGATCGCCTTCAAGTACGACGAGGCCCTGGTCACCTGCGACCAGCACGCCGTCTACAAGACCGGCGCCAAGGAGATCGCGTCGCAGGAAGGCGTCTCGCTCACCTTCATGGCGAAGTACAACGAGCGCGAGGGCAACTCCTGTCACATCCACCTCTCCCTCGCGGACGCCGACGACACCAACGTCATGGCCGACGGACATGAGATGTCCCAGGTCATGCGGTACTTCCTCGCCGGACAGCTGGCCGCCCTCCGTGACTTCTCGCTGCTCTACGCCCCCAACATCAACTCCTACAAGCGGTTCCAGCCGGGCTCCTTCGCCCCCACCGCGGTGGCCTGGGGCGTCGACAACCGCACCTGCGCGCTCAGGGTCGTCGGCCACGGCCGCTCGATGCGCTTCGAGAACCGGCTCCCCGGCGGTGACGTCAATCCGTACCTCGCCGTCGCCGGACTGATCGCGGCCGGTCTGTACGGCATCGAGCAGAAGCTGGAACTGCCGGAGGTGTGCGGGGGCAACGCCTACGCCGCCGAGTACGACCACGTGCCGACCACCCTGCGCGAGGCCGCCGAGCTCTGGGAGAGCAGCCCCATCGCCAAGGCCGCCTTCGGGGACGAGGTCGTCGCGCACTACCTGAACATGGCCCGCGTCGAGCTGGCGGCCTTCGACGCCGCCGTGACCGACTGGGAGCTGCGCCGCTCCTTCGAACGTCTGTGA